GTCACCTTGATCATCGACTCAGCCGAGCTCGCTCTCTAGTGGCAACACTTACTGACCAGACTCAGTAGCGCCCTTCTTCTGTTTTTCAGGCTTGGTGTCCACGCCGGCTTCTTTACGCTGCTGAGGCGTGATCTCCGCCGGTGCTGCCGTGAGTGGATCGAATCCGCCGCCGGTCTTCGGGAACGCGATGACTTCACGGATCGAGGTTTCACCTGCTAGCAGTGAGACCACGCGGTCCCAACCGAAAGCGATACCGCCGTGTGGGGGCGCACCGTACTTGAACCCCTCCAGCAGGAAGCCGAACTGCTCCTGCTGTGTTTTCTCATCCACACCCATGACCTTGAACACGCGTTCTTGAACGTCACGGCGGTGGATACGGATCGATCCGCCGCCAATCTCGTTGCCGTTGCACACGATGTCGTATGCGTTAGTCAGTGCCGAGCCTGGGTCGGTGTCAAACGTGTCGAGGAACTCAGGCTTCGGTGCAGTGAAAGCGTGGTGGACCGCGGTCCAGGAACCCTCGCCGACCGCGACATCGCCCTCAGCGACAGCTTCAGCGGTGGACATGAACATTGGGGCATCAACAACCCAGACGAACGCCCAGTCGCCGTCCTTGATCATGCCGGTCCGGTGCGCGATTTCGACGCGGGCTTGCCCCAGAAGCTGACGGGTCGAGTTGGTTGGGCCAGCCCCGAAGAAAATGCAGTCTCCAGGGTTCGCGCCGACCTTCGCAGCAAGGTTCTCACGCTCAAAGTCGGTGAGGTTCTTAGCCACGGGGCCAGTGAGCTCACCGTCTTCTTGAACCAATACATAAGCTAGGCCTTTGCCGCCGTGCTGCTTGGCCCACTCTTGCCAGCCATCGAGCTGACGGCGCGGCTGGGACGCCCCACCCGGCATGACCACGGCCCCGACGTATTCTTGCTGGAACACCCGGAATTCGGTGTCTTTGAAGAACTCCTTGAGTTCGGTGATCGGGTTATCGAAGCGCAAGTCTGGCTTATCGGAGCCGTACTTGGTCATCGCTTCCTGATAGGTCATGCGTGGGATCGGGGTTTGAATTTCAACGCCGATGAGCTTCCACAGTTCTTTCACGATCGCCTCACCCAAAGCGATGATGTCTTCTTGGTCAACGAAGGATGCTTCGATGTCCAGCTGGGTGAACTCAGGCTGGCGGTCTGCACGGAAATCTTCGTCACGGTAGCAACGCGCCAGCTGATAGTAGCGCTCCACGCCACCGACCTGCAGTAGCTGTTTGAACAGCTGAGGCGACTGCGGCAACGCGTACCACTTACCTGGAGCAAGGCGCGCAGGAACGATGAAGTCGCGCGCTCCCTCTGGGGTCGAACGGGTCATCGTTGGGGTCTCTACCTCGAGGAAGTTGCGTTCCTCGAGCACACGACGAGCAGCCTTATTGGCCTCGGAACGCAAACGCAAGTTCGCGGCTGGCTTGGGGCGGCGCAAATCCAGGTAGCGGTACTGCAGGCGGGTCTCTTCGCCGACCTCGACGTGTTCGTCAACCTGGAACGGCAACGCTGCTGAAGCGTTCAAAACCTCAAGAGTGTCAGCATGAACTTCGATCTCACCGGAGGCGAGGTTCGGGTTCTCGGATCCCTCGGGGCGTGCCTTGACTTCACCGGTGACTTTCACAACAAACTCGTTACGCAGTGGCGAGAACGTCTCCTCATCGTGAACAACCACCTGAGCAATACCGGAGGCGTCACGCAGATCGAGGAACGCGACACCGCCGTGGTCACGGCGACGAGCAACCCAACCAGCAAGCGTCACGGTCTGCCCCACGAGCGAGGCGTTGAGGGAACCGGCGTCATGAGTACGGAGCACGGTGATGAAATCCTTTCAGCGGTCCACCTTGCTATACGTTCACTCGTCACGGTGTTAGGCGACGTACACGCTGGGGTGGGCCGGTTGTCTACAGAGAAACCTAGTCGGCAGTGATGAATTAACTACGAATCAGTCTAATGGCTGATCAGCGCGAGCTGGCATCGGCGCTCGGGCCTACCGTGGGCCGAAGATCAACTTGCGCCGGCATCCAGGTGTGTGGGTCGGCGGTAACCTGCTCACCTGAACGGATGTCTTTGACTTCGTGCACACGGTTGCCGGAAGCATCTTTGGACATGAACCACACGTACGGGATACCTCGGCGGTCAGCGTGACGGATCTGTTTACCGAACTTCTCGGGTTTACCCATGATCTCGGTCGCCACTGCTCGTGAGCGCAGCATTTCAGCGATTTCGACGGCTTCAGCGAAATCATCCTCGCTTGGAAGTGCCATGAGCACCGCGGTAGGGACGGCACGGTGCGCCACCAGATGCTCAGTGGCAAGCAGACGCGATACAAGGCGGGAAACCCCGATCGAGAGCCCAACGCCTGGATAGTTCTTCTTACCCTTGGTGGCTAGGGATTCGTAGCGGCCACCGGAGCAGATCGAACCGAGGGATTCGTGCCCGATCAATGTCGTCTCATAGACAGTGCCCGTGTAGTAGTCCAGGCCGCGGGCAATAGAGAGATCAGCGACGATGCGGTGAGGCTTGATCTTGGATGCGACCTCGATCAACGACTTCAGCTCAGCAAGTCCCTCGTTCAACAGCTCGTGTTCAACCCCGAGGGCTTCAACCTCGTGGGCGAAAGAAGCGTCCGCGGACTTGATCGAGGCAAGCTTCAACGCCTTCTGCGCCTGGTCATCGTTCAACCCTTGAGCAGTGAGTGCCTCATGAACCTTCTGAGCGCCGATCTTTTCGAGCTTGTCGATCTCGCGCAATACCGCCGCTGGATCCTCGACGCCGATGCCGCGGTAGAAGCCCTCGGAAAGCTTGCGGTTGTTGACCCGCACCTCGAAGTCACCCAGCTCCAAACGCTCAAGCGCATCGGCCATCACCAACGCCAACTCGAGGTCATAGGTCAACGGGAGTTCGCCATCGCCCACAACATCGACATCCGCCTGAGTGAACTCACGGAAACGACCATCCTGAGGCCGTTCACCACGCCACACCTTCTGGATCTGATAGCGGCGGAACGGGAATGTGAGGTAGCCGGCGTTATCCGTAACGTAACGGGCAAACGGGACCGTCAGGTCAAAGTGCAGGGCAAGCGCGTTCGGGTCATTCACGCTGGCAGGTGACTCGTCAGCAAGACGCGAGACACCATAGACCTCTTTGTCGATCTCGCCCTTGTTCAGCAGCGTCCCGACCGTCTCCACAGCGCGGGTTTCAATATTGGAGAAGCCGTGAAGCTCAAACACTTCCCGCAAGGTATCCAGAACATGGTTCTCCACAATCCGCTCCTGCGGAAGCCATTCAGGAAAACCAGTTAGGGACAACTTACGGGACATGATCTCGTGACTCCTCACAACAAAACTCGCGCACTGACCAGCTCACGCACTGACCAGCGGAAGCAACTCTCACACGTGCACGACTGTGCACAAGACGCCTCTCATTCTAAAGCCAGCAGCCAGCTGGGAGAACCTGGGAGCACGCGCGTTGCGCAACGCACCGGAATTCAGTGTCCACACTCAACTGCGTCAGAACTAATGTCACAAGGCTAAAACCCGGGTAGAATCTGGTGCGTACGTGTGTGCCTCTCCCCTGGACCGTTCCCATGCACCGGCATCAACGGCCCGGTGGGCGTGGCAGTCTCAAAACTTGAGCGAAAGTGTTGACCGTTGACTGAACAGCAGCCTCACTCCCAGGAAACCGCGGCACAGGAGAACACCTCCCAGCAAGCCACGGAGAACGCATCCGCAACAGATGCGCAGCCTGCACAGCAGAACCCAGCCCCAAGCGGCACCCCAACCCCAGCGACCCCGAAGGCCCCTACCCCTTCGATGATCGCAGGAAAGGAAACCGCTAAGGACACGGTGATCCCAGCCCCACAGGTGCCAGCCACTAGCTTGGAAGAGGCACGAAAGTTTGCGCGAGTCACCGATGACGGTCATGTGTTCGTGATCGTTGACGGCAATGAGCATGCAGTGGGCCAATATCCTGACGCGACTGGAGATGAAGCACTCGCCTACTTTGTACGCAAATACGACGAGCTGCTGGGCGAGATCATGTTGCTTGAACAGCGCGTTGTAGCCAAAGCCCCAACCGCTGAGATGCCGAAGGCCCTCAACGCGATCGATGAGCGCGTCAAAGCTCGCGACGTCGTGGGCGACATCGCGATGCTGGAGTCCCGTGTCGAGAACCTGCGTGTAGCGATCGAGAACCTGCGCCAGCACGAGCGCGCCAACGCTGAGCAGCTGCGCGCCGAAGCCACAGCCGCCCGCGAGAAGATCGTTTCAGAAGCCGAAGACCTTGCCGCTAAACCGGCCGAGCAGGTTCAGTGGAAGAGCGCATCGCAGCGCATGGCTGAACTCTTCGACGAGTGGAAGGCCGCCCAGAAGAACGGCCACCGCTTGGCTCGCGCTACCGAGGACGAGTTGTGGAAGCGTTTCCGCTCTGCACGCAACAAATTCGATAAGAACCGCCGCACCTTCTTCTCCAAGCTCGATGACCGCAATGCTGAAGCTAAGCGCATCAAGGAAGACTTGATCAGCCGCGCCGAAAGCATGCAGAACTCGACTGACTGGGGTGCTACCTCAGCCGAGTACCGCAAGCTCATGTCCGAGTGGAAGGCTGCACCGCGTGCATCGCGTAAGGACGATGACGCGTTGTGGACCCGCTTCCGTGCCGCCCAAGACGTGTTCTTCAATGCACGTAAGAAGGCTAACGATAAGATCGACGCCGAGTACGCCGAAAACCTCAAGGTTAAGGAAGCCCTCCTGGAGGAGGCCCGTGCGATCCTTCCAGTGAAGGACCTCAAGCAGGCACAGCGTGCACTTGGTTCGATCCGCGACCGCTGGGAAGCTGCCGGCAAGGTTCCACGTTCCGATATGCACCGCATCGAAGCCGGCCTGCGCCAGGTTGAAGACGCTGTTCGCTCAGCGGAGCAAGACGAATGGCGCCGCACTGACCCGGAGACGAAGGCTCGCTCGAACTCGATGTTGCAGCAGCTTGAAGACGCGATCGCTGATTTGGAAGCTGACCTCGAGCGCGCCCAGGCAAGCGGTGATCAGCGGAAGGTCGCTAAGGCTCAGGAAGCACTAGATGCACGCCGTGCGTGGCTTGAGACCGTGAAGCGTTCAGCCGCCGAACTGGGCTAAGAAAATGTTGAGGTAGCTCGAGATTCCCTACCCCGGTAGATCTCCGCTAGCGCAAGGGCCTGGAGTTGTCCACAGGACAGCGCCGGGCCCTTGTCGTATCTGGACGCTGGAACGCACCATGAATGCATGACGCCAACCCAGAATGATCGCGACCTGCCTCTTCCTGATCTTCCACCGCCTCGCAAAGATCTCCTACCGCTACCTGCCACGCGTAGCCGGCTCTGCGAGGTTCCCTTATGGGATGCGATGCGTGAGAACCTCACTGAAGCCGAGCTTGCGGCGGCTCTTCGTGATGACCTAATCCGCCACGTTGTGGGCCCGCTCTATGCCCGTTTATCGGTCAGCCACCGTCCGATGGTGCGGTGGGCCGCACTCTACCGTTTCCAAGTGGCCTTGGCTGAAGACGGCATCAAGAATACGGTCTTCGATCACCAGACTGCGTTGTGGGCGTGGCTCGGTGGCAAGCCGCCAACGAGCCTCAACGTGCGGGCGCGCGTGCACAGTAGACGCTTCAGGAACATTGGTGGGCTCAATATTTATATCGATCCGTTGAACCTCAGCCAACGAGACATCGCATATGTTGAAGGGGTCAGGGTCGTGACACCGTTGACGGTCGCTGTCGAGTTAACGGCTGCGATTGCGCGCGATGCTGATGTGCCAGCGCCTCGAGTCGCTCGGTTACTCAGTGATATTCCAGAACGTATCGCGATGGGCTGGCAACGAACCCTGAAGGATCCCAATCCAACGGTTGGGGATCAGGTAACACAAACTCTCGAGCTAGAAGACATCAAGCCAGTCGATATGGACCGCTTGTTGGACGGTAGCGATCGATTCGCTCGTTTAGGTACAAAGCGTCAGACCCTCGTGCGGCGGCGGTTGCGGGAGATTAGCGCCGCTCTTCTGAGGCCCCACCTAGCACCCGGCTGACATCATAGACGCCTTCAATCCGGCGGATTGCAGCGAAGATATGGCTCATGAAGTCCGGCTCCCCCAGCTGGAAACGGAAACGTGAAATCGCGGTCCGGTCCTTGGTGGTCCACAGGTTCGCAGACAAGATATTGACGTGGTTCTCCGAGAGCACTTTGGTGACGTCGCTCAAAAGCGAGTGCCGGTCGAGTGCCTCAACCTGGATCTCTACCGTGAATACGGTGTGGGAACGAGGATCCCACGCGACATCGACAATCCGCTCGGCTTCAGGACCGCTCAGATTAGCGATGTTCGGGCACGCTGAACGGTGTACCGTGACGCCCGAGCCGCGTGTTACAAAGCCTTTGATCGCATCCGGTGGCACCGGCGAGCAACACGGGCCCAGCTTAGCCACAACATCACGTGAGCCCTGGACGATAACCCCGGAAGAGCTCGGCTGTGAGCCACGCGTCTGGTTTTGGTCCGAGGTGAAGTTCATGCCTGGTTCAGGCTGAGCTACCTCGGGTTCTCCCGTCAGGCTCGTGATGTGCTCCATCACGTTCTTGGAAGAGACGTGGCCTTCGCCCAGGCCCGCGTACAGACCAGTGATGTCGTTGTAGTGAAGCTCTTTCGCAACCGCTGTGAGGATCTCTGCCGTCATGAGCTTCTGGAGCGGGAGCCCAGCCTTACGAATCGCTTTAGAGAGCAGATCCTGGCCTTTTTCTATCGCTTCCTCGCGGCGCTCCTTGGAGAACCATTGCCGAATCTTGGTGCGGGCTCGTGGTGAGGCGACAAAGTCTTGCCAATGGCGTGACGGGCCGGCGTTTTCTGCCTTCGAGGTCAGTATTTCAACCTGATCGCCATTGTTGAGCGGTGTATGCAACGGAACAAGTTTCCCATTGACTTTAGCGCCAACGGCCCTGTGCCCCACAT
The Pseudoglutamicibacter albus DNA segment above includes these coding regions:
- the aspS gene encoding aspartate--tRNA ligase encodes the protein MLRTHDAGSLNASLVGQTVTLAGWVARRRDHGGVAFLDLRDASGIAQVVVHDEETFSPLRNEFVVKVTGEVKARPEGSENPNLASGEIEVHADTLEVLNASAALPFQVDEHVEVGEETRLQYRYLDLRRPKPAANLRLRSEANKAARRVLEERNFLEVETPTMTRSTPEGARDFIVPARLAPGKWYALPQSPQLFKQLLQVGGVERYYQLARCYRDEDFRADRQPEFTQLDIEASFVDQEDIIALGEAIVKELWKLIGVEIQTPIPRMTYQEAMTKYGSDKPDLRFDNPITELKEFFKDTEFRVFQQEYVGAVVMPGGASQPRRQLDGWQEWAKQHGGKGLAYVLVQEDGELTGPVAKNLTDFERENLAAKVGANPGDCIFFGAGPTNSTRQLLGQARVEIAHRTGMIKDGDWAFVWVVDAPMFMSTAEAVAEGDVAVGEGSWTAVHHAFTAPKPEFLDTFDTDPGSALTNAYDIVCNGNEIGGGSIRIHRRDVQERVFKVMGVDEKTQQEQFGFLLEGFKYGAPPHGGIAFGWDRVVSLLAGETSIREVIAFPKTGGGFDPLTAAPAEITPQQRKEAGVDTKPEKQKKGATESGQ
- a CDS encoding DUF349 domain-containing protein: MTEQQPHSQETAAQENTSQQATENASATDAQPAQQNPAPSGTPTPATPKAPTPSMIAGKETAKDTVIPAPQVPATSLEEARKFARVTDDGHVFVIVDGNEHAVGQYPDATGDEALAYFVRKYDELLGEIMLLEQRVVAKAPTAEMPKALNAIDERVKARDVVGDIAMLESRVENLRVAIENLRQHERANAEQLRAEATAAREKIVSEAEDLAAKPAEQVQWKSASQRMAELFDEWKAAQKNGHRLARATEDELWKRFRSARNKFDKNRRTFFSKLDDRNAEAKRIKEDLISRAESMQNSTDWGATSAEYRKLMSEWKAAPRASRKDDDALWTRFRAAQDVFFNARKKANDKIDAEYAENLKVKEALLEEARAILPVKDLKQAQRALGSIRDRWEAAGKVPRSDMHRIEAGLRQVEDAVRSAEQDEWRRTDPETKARSNSMLQQLEDAIADLEADLERAQASGDQRKVAKAQEALDARRAWLETVKRSAAELG
- the hisS gene encoding histidine--tRNA ligase, which codes for MSRKLSLTGFPEWLPQERIVENHVLDTLREVFELHGFSNIETRAVETVGTLLNKGEIDKEVYGVSRLADESPASVNDPNALALHFDLTVPFARYVTDNAGYLTFPFRRYQIQKVWRGERPQDGRFREFTQADVDVVGDGELPLTYDLELALVMADALERLELGDFEVRVNNRKLSEGFYRGIGVEDPAAVLREIDKLEKIGAQKVHEALTAQGLNDDQAQKALKLASIKSADASFAHEVEALGVEHELLNEGLAELKSLIEVASKIKPHRIVADLSIARGLDYYTGTVYETTLIGHESLGSICSGGRYESLATKGKKNYPGVGLSIGVSRLVSRLLATEHLVAHRAVPTAVLMALPSEDDFAEAVEIAEMLRSRAVATEIMGKPEKFGKQIRHADRRGIPYVWFMSKDASGNRVHEVKDIRSGEQVTADPHTWMPAQVDLRPTVGPSADASSR